AAACCATGCAGGATAAAGCCCAGCTGGCCTCTATATTAAAAGGCGAAGGCACTTACAAAGTTATTGGCAAACCTGTGTTGGCTATGGCCGGTAAAAAAGCTGCCGATAAGGATAGCGACGACGAGTAAGTCGGAAAACCGCTTTTAGAACACAAGTTGCCCCCGCCGTTGTTGGTGGTCGGAAGAAATAAAAAGCGGGGGAACGTGCGATTCCCTCCCTTGGGGGGGTGTAGGGAGGGGTTTATATGCCCTGCAAATCGACTATGCAAGCCGTATAAACCCCTCCCTGCCACTACGCCATCCAACCGCACCCCTCCCAAGGGAGGGAATTAAAAAATCTTCCGAACAGCTGTGGTGACAATACCAACAACTGCAGAGGCCTACAATGTTGCGTACTTCTGGCACGCAAAAATTCATTAATGCGTTTTCTACAAAGATATTGCACCTCTGGTGCAGCTTAGTAATTCTTTAACTCTAAAGAGATCGCTCTTTAGATACCCACTACAAATACAAACCAAAAACAATCAAAATACTATAAATCAATCACTTCAAAAACACACCCAACATTGTAACCAATTAGTTACCCGTTACAACACACATTGCACTAAACCTTAGTGGCCCTGTTATTGTCATACCTACAAACAAAACGATAACACACCATGAAAAAGATAATTTTAACAGCTGCCATTTTACTAAGCAGCTTAAGCGTAAAAATAGCCAGTGCCCAAATCAGTTTAAGTATTAACATTGGCAGCCAGCCCGAGTGGGGCCCTGTAGGTTATGATCGTGCCGATTATTATTACCTGCCCGATATTGATGCCTACTACGATATCAACGCCCACCAGTACGTTTACTTTGACAACAACGTTTGGGTGCACGGCGCTGTATTGCCTCCACGCTTTGGCAGCTATGATGTTTACCGCAGCTATAAGGTAGTGGTTAACGAGCGCACACCATGGGTACGTAACGATGTGTACAGGCGCAAATACGCTTCATACCGTGGCCGTCACGACCAGGTAGTGATTCGCGATAGCCGCGATGTTAAATACAAAAACCATTGGGTTGAAAAGAAAACCGTACGCAGGGTTGATGTGCGTGATAACCGTGGCCGCGGCCATGATGACGATCACGACCATGGCCACCGTCACTAAGTTTAATATTGTTGTATTTTGATTGTTTTTATGAAGGGCTGTCCTCTTTTGAGGACGGTCTTTTTTTATGCTAAACCCGTTATAGTTTGCTATGCGGGCCCTTATAGCTAATCGGCACAGAACTTGCCTTTAGTGTCACACTCCGGTTAATTTACGCGGGTATACTGTTGTTCTTCATAGTTTACATACATTATATCCGTTACTTAGTTAACTGGTTTATTGTTAAATTTAAAAAACCAAAAATTACCTTTATGAAATACCGGATCTCCTTTTTGGCGCTGCTTGCAGTAGCAGTTTTAGGCCAAAGTTGTGTAAGCAGCAAAAAGTACAAAGAACTGGACGCTAACTACACCCAATTACAAAACAGCACGCGCGATTTGAGCGTAAAATACCAAACCAGCGAGCAGGCTCTTGCCGTAGCCCGCAGCCGTAATCAAAGTTTGGAAGAGCAGATCAATCAGCAGAAAGCCAATGTGACCGCCCTGCAGGATGCCTTGAACAAATGTTTAAACTCCAGCAGCCAGGGTAACGTGAACATCTCTAAACTGGTTGATGAGATCAACAGCTCAAACCGCTACATTCAGCAACTGGTTAACGCCAAAAACAAAAGCGATTCGCTTAATATGGTGTTAACCAATAACCTTACCCGCTCGTTAACTCCGCAGGAAACACAGGATGTTGATGTGAAAGTATTAAAAGGCGTGGTTTACATTTCGCTGTCTGATAATATGCTGTACAAATCGGGTAGCTACGAAATTTCGGATAAAGCAGGCGCTACGCTAAGCAAAATTGCCAAAATCATTATGGATTACAGTAATTACGATGTGCTGATTGAAGGTAACACCGATAATGTGCCTATCTCGCAGAAAAATATCCGCAACAACTGGGATTTAAGTGCTTTGCGTGCTTCATCGGTAGTGCAGGCCCTGCAAACTACCTACCAGGTTGATCCTAAACGTTTAACTGCGGGTGGCCGTGGTGAGTACAATCCGATTGCCGATAACTCAACCCCGACAGGTAAAGCCCAAAACAGGCGTACGCAAATTATCATCACTCCAAAACTTGATCAGTTTATGGATTTGATCGGTAAAGCACCTGCTGAGCAACCTGCACCTGCAAAACAATAATTTTAAATAGCTCATCATTGGCTATCTGAAAAGCCGCTTCATTAAGGAGCGGCTTTTTTTGTATGCTTTAGTATACAAGTTTAATATTTGTCAGACCAGGGCATAGATAAATAGATAAGTGATTTCTAATCTAAAATTCTGTTTATGCGGATAGAAAAACAGAATTTTTAACTGTTAATAAGTTTAAATTAATTAATAAGGTAATGTATTGAAGAGGCTTTGTTTTCATGGTGCAGTAAGCCTCCACTACACTAAGCGGTTAAGGCTAATGGCACCGGTTTTGAGATAAAAGCCATAAGAGGTATCGAAAACGGTTAAACTATCATTACAAACCATAGTCATACCTATATAACTTATTACACGCTTTATGAAAAAGATCATTTTATCGGCAGCAATTTTACTAAGCTGCTTCACTGCAAAAATAGCTTCGGCACAGGTTAGTGTTGGTTTAGGAATCAATATAGGCAGCCAGCCAGATTGGGGGCCGGTGGGCTACGATTATGTTAACTATTATTACATGCCCGATATTGACGCTTATTATGATGTGCCTGCCCACAACTATGTATATTATGAAAATAACGTTTGGGTACACCGCAGGTATTTGCCTGTGAGGTATCGCAATTATAATGTGTACAACGGGTATAAGGTAGTGGTGAACGATCGTAACCCATGGTACCGCCATGCTTACTACAGGGATCACTACTATGGTTACCGCGGTCGTCATGATCAGGTTATTATCCGCAACAGCCGTGATGTGCGTTATGCTAATCACTGGCGCGGCGAAAACCGTTATGTAAGCCGTACAGTTGTTTACCGCGGCCATCATGATAATGGCTGGCATGGTGGCAACCCGGGTCGTGGCGGTTGGCACGGTGGTCATGGCCCAGGTCACGGTCCGGGCGGACATGGTCACCATTAATCAAAGTTCTTACAGCAGGCTTCCGTTTTGGGGGCCTGTTTTGTTTATAAATAATTACAATGTTAATAAGCCCCCCGCTTTTGCTTATGTTTGTATTTTATCAAATTTATTGCTGAGATGTATACGCTATCGGAAGAGAATTATTTAAAGGCCATTTACCGCCTTGCATCGCACGGCAAGGATTTTAAGATAACCCCCACTGCTATTTCCGAAACCCTGAACAACAACCCCGCATCGGTGGTTGATATGATCCGTAAGCTTACCGAAAAGCAGCTGATAGAATATGATAAAAAGAAAGGCGTAAGGCTTACCCCCCAGGGCCTTAAGGACGCCACACTGATAGTGCGCCGCCACCGCCTGTGGGAGGTTTTTTTACTGGAAAAACTGGGCTATCACTGGGACGAAATTCACGATATTGCCGAAGAACTGGAACACATTAACGATGCCACCCTGGCCGACAGGCTCGACAAGTTTTTAGGCTTCCCCGAATACGATCCCCACGGCGACCCTATCCCCAAGGCAAACGGCAAAGTACCCAAACCTTTTTCGGTAACCCTGTCTGACCTGAAGCCCGGCTCGCTAAGCCGCGTAGCCGCCGTACGCGATACCAGCAGCCCGTTTTTGCAATACCTGCAAAAACTGAACATCGGTATTGGTACCCGTATCCAGGTGATTGAAAAAATAAGCTATGATAACTCGCTGGTGATTAAAATTGACGATAGGGAAGATACCACCGTATCGCAAAAGTTTGGTGAGAATATTTTGGTGGATTGAGTTTGAGGGGAAAGCAGAAAGCTGAAAGCAAAAAGCGTTTTGTAGCTTTTTTTTAAACGGTTTAAGTTTATCGCTTTCGGCTTTAAGCCTTGAGCTTTCAGCTTTTCTACCTAACTTTATATGAAACCGCCGCCGCTATGGAAACACCGGATAAACTTGAAAAGATTATAGAAGCCCGCATGAAGCTGAAAGCCCGTTTTGAAGAAAAAATGAAGCTTACACCATCAGTTGCTGATGATACGCCCAAAGGATCAGGAAAACTCAACAGGCACGGCATGCCCGGTTTGCCTATTGGCCAAACAGCCACGTTTAAATGGCCCGTGCTTGATTTAGGTTATCATCCTAATATCCCTTTAGACAGATGGCGGCTTACTATAGACGGCGCCGTTGAAAACCCGGTTAAGTTAACCTGGAAACAGTTTATGGATTTGCCCCAAACCAAAGATACTTCAGATTTTCATTGCGTTACCACATGGTCTAAATTTGATATGCACTGGAAAGGCGTTAGTATGCTTGATTTGGCCGCGCTGGTTCATCCAAAAGAAAATGCAACCCACATTATGTGTTATGGTTATGATACTTACAGCACCAATATAGCTTTAGAGGAGGCTTTGAAGCCCGATGTTTTGCTGGTACACACCTTTGATGGCCAGCCACTGCCTGTTGAACACGGCGGACCTCTGCGGATGATAACCCCGCAGCTTTATGCCTGGAAAGGCAGCAAATGGATAAAGCGTATTGAATTTTTAACCGAAAATAAATTAGGCTTCTGGGAAGGCCGGGGTTACTCAAACACCGCCTACCCATGGCGTAATGACCGGTACGATGACTGAAGCTTAAAGCAAAAGCCGAAGGCTGAAAGCTTTTTACGCTTCAATCTTCGGCTGTGCTTTTATTGCTTTAAGCTTTATGCCTTCCGCTTTCAGCCCAAACTAAGGCTGTGCTTTTATTGCTTTAAGCTTTATGCCTTCCGCTTTCAGCTCAAACTAAGGCTGTGCTTTTATTGCTTTAAGCTTTATGCCTTCCGCTTTCAGCCCAAACTAAGGCTTTCCCGTTACTTTGGCAGATTCTGCCAGTTCGCCGTCAACATCCACATCAAAGTATAGGCGGTAAATTTCCCATTCGTTTTTGGGTTTGTAAAACATGAAAGTGATACGGGCGGGTTGTAACTCATGTTTAAGCAGGTAGCTGTACAGCACCAGGCTGTTTGATGCTTTGCGCTGCATAATAAGGTCTTTACCGATGTACTTGCCTATAATACTCCGCATCGAATCTATTTTAACAATAAGGCCTGTAAGGCGGGTTGAATCGATGTTTTTGTTGGTTTTAAAAATCTCGATAACTGCACGCGCTGTGCTTTGCTTATCGTACGCTTTAAAAAACTTATCAATATGGGCTTGCGCGCCCGGAGCAGCGGCAACTGCTGGTGTTGGTGTAGCTGCCGGCTGGGTTTGCGCTGCTGCGCTGCCTGCTATAATAAGTGCTGATATGAATAAAAAAAGTGGCTTAAATGCTTTAAAGTAGATGTATTGCATGTTCTGGAAAGTTAATTTTTAAAAGTAGGTATTTTTTGTAAAAACACAAGCAGCCATGCTTAAGTAACCCGAATATTGCGTTTAAAAAACAAACAGAAACCAGTAATTTTGAAACTTAAAAGCAATGCTTTATATTCAAATACTATAACCTGTCGCAATTAATGAAAAAGTGTTTTTGGGTTCTGCTTGTTGGTCTGTTAGTCCCCGGTGTGTTTAATGTTTACGGGCAAGCCGTTGATCATATAAAAATGGGCGATTCGCTTTATAACGCTAAAAGTTATGATAAAGCTATCGCAAGCTATTCGAAAGCTATCAATGCCAATAAACATAACAAAAATCTGCTTGCTAAATTATACGATAGCCGGGCTCAGTGCCAGCTTGACCTTCAGAACTTTATGGAGGCGATAGATGATGATAACGATGCCATCAAAGCCGACCCCTTATGTGCCGATGCTTACTGGACCAGGGCGGCAGCCTATTTTTTAAGCGGTCATATCCGCCAGTCTTCAGAAGATTATTCAAAGGCCGTTTTGTTTTTTTCGGGCGATAAGCCGCGGCTCTCTATCTTGTATGATAACCTTGGGATAAACGAAATTGCCCTGCAAAATTACCCCAAAGCAATTGAATATTTTACCAATGCCATTAGCGCCAACGGACAAAACGGCCCTGCTTACTGGCACCGGGCGCTGGCTTACAATGCCCAGGGCAATTATGAGCAGGCAGTTGACGATTATACTTCGGCAACCTTTTTTTACCAGGATAATCTTGCAGCGCTTGCCAAAATTTATAACAGCCGCGCCCTGGCCCGCGAAAACACCGAAAAAAACTGGGATGCCATTAATGACCTGAGTATGGCCATCCAGCTAAAACCTGCAAACGCCGATCTGTACTGGCGCCGCGGCATGGCCTATGAAAAGCATGGCGATTACCAGCTTGCCATTAATGATTACCGGCATCTCATTCCGCTTCATACCAACGATAAACAAAACTTAGCCATCCTTTATGAAAATTGTGCCGTTAATGAGAATAACCTGCATCAAACGGCAAAAGCAATCAACGATGTAAATAAAGCTATTGAGTTGTTTCCGCAGCGCGAGCATTTATACTGGATCAGGGCTGTGGCCTACAGCGATTCGGGTGAGTGCGCACTTGCCATAGCCGATTATAACAAGGCTTTGCCTTTTTATAAAACCGATAAAAAAACACAGGCCATCTTTTACAATAACATGGCCGCTAACGAACTCATTATTAAAGAAAACCAGAAAGGTATAAGCCACTGCACAACAGCAATAGCGCTATTACCGTTGTTTTGGCAGCCAATTTTTACACGCGGACGGCTTTATCTTAAATTAAACCAAAAAGACCTTGCCCTGAAGGATTTTAATGAGGTGATGACGCTTGATGGCACTAAACAATCTGCCGAGTACGTGTTTTCGCTATATTATACCGGCAATGCCGATTTGGCGGTTAGCACCATGCAAAAAAAGTTCCTGGCGTCATCAAACAGCGATCTTCCCGGCGATTATTATAACATGGCCTGCCTGCTATCCTTAATGAACAAGGCAACGGAGGCAAATATCTACCTGAAAAAAGCATTCGACCTGGGTTTCCTAAAAAAGTTTATCGCCCAGGATGAGCGTTTTGATAATATCCGCAAAACCCAGGATTATATAGCATTAATGGCTTCATCACAGCAGCCTGCAGGCCAATAAGAGCCTGTTGTAAAATATCCAAACAAAAAATGGCCGGTATTTGCACACCAGCCATTTTTTATATTTTCCGTTTGCTAAAATTACTTAGCTACGTACATTACTTCTTTTACTGCTTTAATTACCCTTTCCGGGTTTGGTAAAAACTCCTGGATTAAGGTAGGAGCATAAGGAAGCGGAACGTCGCCACCCATA
The sequence above is a segment of the Mucilaginibacter celer genome. Coding sequences within it:
- a CDS encoding OmpA/MotB family protein, producing the protein MKYRISFLALLAVAVLGQSCVSSKKYKELDANYTQLQNSTRDLSVKYQTSEQALAVARSRNQSLEEQINQQKANVTALQDALNKCLNSSSQGNVNISKLVDEINSSNRYIQQLVNAKNKSDSLNMVLTNNLTRSLTPQETQDVDVKVLKGVVYISLSDNMLYKSGSYEISDKAGATLSKIAKIIMDYSNYDVLIEGNTDNVPISQKNIRNNWDLSALRASSVVQALQTTYQVDPKRLTAGGRGEYNPIADNSTPTGKAQNRRTQIIITPKLDQFMDLIGKAPAEQPAPAKQ
- a CDS encoding metal-dependent transcriptional regulator, which produces MYTLSEENYLKAIYRLASHGKDFKITPTAISETLNNNPASVVDMIRKLTEKQLIEYDKKKGVRLTPQGLKDATLIVRRHRLWEVFLLEKLGYHWDEIHDIAEELEHINDATLADRLDKFLGFPEYDPHGDPIPKANGKVPKPFSVTLSDLKPGSLSRVAAVRDTSSPFLQYLQKLNIGIGTRIQVIEKISYDNSLVIKIDDREDTTVSQKFGENILVD
- a CDS encoding molybdopterin-dependent oxidoreductase translates to METPDKLEKIIEARMKLKARFEEKMKLTPSVADDTPKGSGKLNRHGMPGLPIGQTATFKWPVLDLGYHPNIPLDRWRLTIDGAVENPVKLTWKQFMDLPQTKDTSDFHCVTTWSKFDMHWKGVSMLDLAALVHPKENATHIMCYGYDTYSTNIALEEALKPDVLLVHTFDGQPLPVEHGGPLRMITPQLYAWKGSKWIKRIEFLTENKLGFWEGRGYSNTAYPWRNDRYDD
- a CDS encoding tetratricopeptide repeat protein codes for the protein MKKCFWVLLVGLLVPGVFNVYGQAVDHIKMGDSLYNAKSYDKAIASYSKAINANKHNKNLLAKLYDSRAQCQLDLQNFMEAIDDDNDAIKADPLCADAYWTRAAAYFLSGHIRQSSEDYSKAVLFFSGDKPRLSILYDNLGINEIALQNYPKAIEYFTNAISANGQNGPAYWHRALAYNAQGNYEQAVDDYTSATFFYQDNLAALAKIYNSRALARENTEKNWDAINDLSMAIQLKPANADLYWRRGMAYEKHGDYQLAINDYRHLIPLHTNDKQNLAILYENCAVNENNLHQTAKAINDVNKAIELFPQREHLYWIRAVAYSDSGECALAIADYNKALPFYKTDKKTQAIFYNNMAANELIIKENQKGISHCTTAIALLPLFWQPIFTRGRLYLKLNQKDLALKDFNEVMTLDGTKQSAEYVFSLYYTGNADLAVSTMQKKFLASSNSDLPGDYYNMACLLSLMNKATEANIYLKKAFDLGFLKKFIAQDERFDNIRKTQDYIALMASSQQPAGQ